The proteins below are encoded in one region of Paenisporosarcina cavernae:
- a CDS encoding DUF1189 family protein — protein MFYLQLFKASLSSPKKLAAFRMLPIGKVMKYLFTLVTLISIVSFLTFTSSITSFGEMDVTFPNYMEEMKWILYPFAIILQFVVATLLLFTQISIVAYIGLLIGRVWKRRIEFRQIWRTAAIAYTAPFLVAFILNFFPTSDTVGTFVSFLLHLVVVLWSVSFYPKNVA, from the coding sequence ATGTTTTATCTACAACTTTTTAAAGCTTCCCTATCAAGTCCCAAAAAATTAGCAGCTTTTCGAATGCTTCCCATTGGGAAAGTCATGAAGTATCTATTTACATTAGTCACACTTATTTCCATTGTATCTTTTTTAACGTTTACATCTTCTATTACCTCGTTCGGTGAGATGGATGTGACATTTCCTAATTATATGGAAGAAATGAAATGGATCTTGTACCCTTTTGCGATTATTTTACAATTTGTTGTAGCAACGCTTTTGTTATTTACTCAAATTAGTATTGTTGCATATATTGGGTTATTAATCGGAAGAGTCTGGAAGAGACGAATAGAGTTCCGTCAAATTTGGAGGACTGCAGCCATAGCTTATACGGCTCCATTTCTTGTAGCTTTTATATTGAACTTCTTTCCCACTTCTGATACGGTTGGAACTTTTGTTAGTTTTCTACTCCATTTAGTCGTTGTGCTCTGGTCTGTGTCGTTTTATCCAAAAAATGTGGCATAA
- the ispG gene encoding flavodoxin-dependent (E)-4-hydroxy-3-methylbut-2-enyl-diphosphate synthase — MIHRSKTRPVRVGDLTIGGSNELFIQSMTTTKTHDVEATVAEIHRLEEAGCQIVRVACPDERAADAIADIKKQINIPLVVDIHFDYKLALKAIENGADKIRINPGNIGRKEKVEAVVNAAKAKGIPIRIGVNAGSLERKILEKYGYPTADGMVESALHHIKILEDLDFHDIIVSLKASDVSLAIEAYVKASQAFDYPLHLGITESGTLFAGSIKSAAGLGALLSHGIGNTLRVSLSADPVEEIKVARELLKVFGLSSNAATLISCPTCGRIEIDLISIANEVEEYISHIKAPIKVAVLGCAVNGPGEAREADIGIAGARGEGLLFMKGKTVRKVPEETMVEELKLEIDKIAQEYFEKQAAEKELEVK, encoded by the coding sequence ATAATACATCGTTCTAAAACACGTCCTGTACGTGTTGGAGACCTTACTATAGGTGGAAGTAATGAGCTTTTCATTCAAAGTATGACAACAACAAAAACACATGATGTGGAAGCAACAGTTGCGGAGATTCACCGTTTAGAAGAAGCTGGTTGTCAAATTGTTCGTGTCGCTTGTCCTGATGAGCGAGCAGCAGATGCGATCGCAGACATAAAAAAACAAATAAATATTCCTTTAGTGGTCGATATTCACTTCGATTATAAATTGGCATTGAAAGCAATTGAAAATGGTGCTGATAAGATTCGGATTAATCCCGGTAATATCGGACGTAAAGAAAAAGTAGAAGCGGTTGTCAATGCTGCTAAAGCGAAAGGCATACCCATCCGTATTGGTGTAAACGCTGGATCACTTGAGCGCAAAATTTTAGAAAAATACGGCTACCCTACTGCTGATGGTATGGTAGAAAGTGCCTTACACCATATCAAAATTCTAGAGGACTTGGACTTCCATGATATTATCGTATCGCTTAAAGCGAGTGATGTTAGCTTAGCTATAGAAGCGTACGTTAAAGCCTCACAAGCATTCGATTATCCTCTACATTTAGGGATTACGGAGTCAGGGACCTTATTTGCCGGTTCCATAAAAAGTGCAGCTGGACTAGGAGCACTTTTAAGTCATGGCATTGGGAATACTTTACGAGTTTCGTTAAGTGCTGACCCTGTGGAAGAAATCAAAGTAGCTCGAGAGTTACTTAAAGTCTTTGGCCTTTCTTCTAATGCAGCGACCTTAATTTCATGTCCTACTTGTGGGCGAATTGAAATTGATCTCATCTCCATAGCAAATGAAGTAGAAGAATATATTTCTCATATTAAAGCACCAATTAAAGTAGCGGTACTTGGTTGTGCAGTAAACGGACCTGGTGAAGCCCGCGAAGCTGATATTGGAATTGCAGGAGCACGTGGAGAAGGACTTCTATTCATGAAAGGAAAAACTGTTCGTAAAGTTCCCGAAGAGACGATGGTAGAAGAGCTAAAACTAGAAATCGATAAAATTGCGCAAGAATATTTTGAAAAGCAAGCTGCGGAAAAAGAATTGGAAGTGAAATAA